One part of the Salmo salar chromosome ssa10, Ssal_v3.1, whole genome shotgun sequence genome encodes these proteins:
- the LOC106561216 gene encoding glycine cleavage system H protein, mitochondrial — protein sequence MATWVMLRCLSSNFTSAMPFLYSSAQLTPSRLVSRAYVLRTLFTTTRLSSALKFTDKHEWIRVEGEVGTVGISKFAQEALGDVVYCGLPEVGTQLAQTDEFGALESVKAASELYSPLTGEVTEVNTLLADNPSLVNKSCYKDGWLMKMTIANPKELDALMDEKAYERYIRSIED from the exons ATGGCTACGTGGGTAATGCTACGTTGCTTGTCTTCCAACTTTACCTCTGCCATGCCCTTTCTCTACAGTTCGGCACAGCTAACTCCCTCACGGCTGGTATCCAGGGCATATGTACTACGGACTCTGTTCACTACCACCCGACTCTCATCAG CTCTTAAATTCACAGACAAACACGAATGGATACGAGTAGAGGGAGAAGTAGGGACGGTTGGCATCAGCAAATTTGCTCAG GAGGCTCTAGGAGATGTGGTGTACTGTGGACTACCAGAGGTTGGCACACAGCTGGCACAGACTG ATGAATTTGGAGCATTGGAGAGTGTGAAGGCAGCCAGTGAGCTGTACTCTCCTCTAACCGGGGAAGTCACAGAGGTCAACACACTCCTGGCAGACAACCCCAGCCTCGTCAACAAGTCCTGCTACAAAGACG GATGGCTGATGAAGATGACCATTGCTAACCCTAAGGAGCTGGATGCTCTGATGGATGAGAAGGCTTATGAGAGATACATCAGATCCATAGAAGACTAG
- the LOC123724561 gene encoding LOW QUALITY PROTEIN: zinc finger homeobox protein 3-like (The sequence of the model RefSeq protein was modified relative to this genomic sequence to represent the inferred CDS: deleted 2 bases in 1 codon; substituted 1 base at 1 genomic stop codon) — MQSDKHLSNVQAAGQTQHVHSTHTHSTHSGGSSVRDTAGDQVYGHTHPEVTQPPENTPAYPSHPSSQAAEKLLPGPLQESASSTHTATQHRWGAVFGYASTNSRGASCPRINPDPPPLSSSLLLTIPFSIPLSPVSLPSPPPPLSLSSSSPLYRGVFRCLVCFSFSSDSLESLGSHLSAPRSLPQSEWRCLVAGGCYCRLCGYSTPLTANFTLHCQTDRHRARYQLAAHLWERGEKGEAVDWEEVGKLVATGNLVQLKCNVCDFQTSSLEKLRIHSVNSQHQDSLRVYRFLEQYDSAVAGGSLSFHCVLCNYSSRSKLHLLRHTHSTGHHKREELHRLQIVKRRSLNKGEELAAIFSIRKCTSPEMDESSEEGERRDSLSPAKRSFSWLEETQSPLSPKRPRTDKHTTDQQTTAKCPLCQDTLVHTHLRRHLTLTHSVAQDCVDKLMSTVAVELPEILQKETLQRDSHSNDSNTNEYQTNDSNTMDFYAKESLRNESQSNDSHINEEEVIPAKDVPALPTRPCEDQHLAEDNTSHLPEPSPSLSHLPSSALPPSPLSDAPPSSDRHGYRFRCGRCSLAFRTQEKLKLHWQYHAMRAATECHLCPRRCRSQEAPAETPAQHTPTGPTPTGYTPXPEWSTRPTTNQPGGEEEEGESMEEEDEEEGNEGEEDEKDDPDEEERPSPGVSNSDKGSGQQGEETGSESSPLIKGSKPTLERFLDPARPYKCSVCCESFTQRTILLVHYNSVSHLHRAKARRALHDCSPSYADTPGLEPSPYRCSLASDPRPYRCRMCGVAYSQSSTLDIHLRSVLHQTRARAARTQLPLNPHTHQTLAPASASTQPPHTPVPSLVQTQTPASSPSPGGEEASTRGTPPAVTRPAPASPSPCSSLSEAQLSVGVSGQVKGQQAKRRRVEDLTASAGQQDLTLLQQQLAQAQIQQHTALLQPQIFSPTLLPHLPLLQHNLLKQHLPSAAEILQHGNLFPPLPLSPDSLFSLQQQLLLSFYLSGGLLLNPNTTLMNQTSSAVSPQTTSAVSPQTTSAVSPQTTSAVSPQTSSAVSPQTTSTVSPQTTSDQRPQIERLGPPSPQPETNRIQFPAHAPKCETQAETADSDSPLHQTEKEYNPSSPPDGDGEKNGEMQESEKKERAEKALRVLLERYGWELALQSTQSRQRQQNREMEGCLEEEEKQCGECGKLFSDSLILKSHQEFVHRQMIPPVVLEMFSRQYRLQYDRLYPLRPFTPGDTETTIVAPLTPASAPALAPLPSAPASDSTLDQAQFLSISQTSVPALTPAATLTAIDPAVPPPPASVSVTLSPDQAPVNFLSPVQARASPTPSPPPPPRQPQPLSEQDGTTTTTTPCPDPSQTIIHKPKLSIPPSPLTPTPPPPSSFIQPLLSSLPHRPLSPPPWSNAAHSPPVNASVPVPVIILPPTTLIPIHQHPFSQLYPHTLPPTLLLAQPCPHTLPPTLLLAQLYPHTLPPTLLLAQLYPHTLPPTLLLAQLYPHTLPPTLLLAQPCPHTLPPTLLLAQLCPHTLPPTLLLAQLYPHTLPPTLLLAQLYPHTLPPTLLLAQLYPHTLLPTLLLAQPYPHTLPPTLLLAQPYPHTLPPTLLLAQLCPHTLPPTLLLAQPYPHTLPPTLLLAQPYPHTLLPTLLLAQPYPHTLPPTLLLAQLCPHTLPPTLLLAQLSPPYTTTHSAPSPALPPYTTTHSAPSPALPPYTTTHSAPSPALPPYTTTHSAPSPALPPYTTTHSAPSPALPPYTTTHSAPSPALPPYTTTHSAPSPALPPYTTTHSAPSPALPPYTTTHSAPSPALPPYTTTHSAPSPALPSLKRRLEEGTEVRPMSDVMAGDGEEGGEREGEGDEQRRDRRQRTTISAEQLEVLYQRYSLNSNPTRSVLEGITRDTGLKKRVVQVWFQNTRARQRKGQLQTLGRGGLGVGLGDNHRRCPFCRALFKAQSALDAHVRARHWSQTDRPAYGLSHQIGSADDFSFSHNHGSYRDREGPPLPLQHSPSLSHHPSLPSPLHPSPNPFHPSPSPGAIPTERKYISGKTDLTFDLNEPDMEEEEEEEGLSVKIFPSSDQAHVGNHSNLLSLGYKYGMASFNVQDCDQNSSPSLSESVDRHGPRQQQQQRQRTQMTPQQVIKLRACYREHPTPSPLQCEGLGRQLGLPRRVVQVWFQNGRAKEKRARSLRVDPTTG; from the exons ATGCAGTCAGACAAACACCTCAGCAACGTACAGGCAGCGGGACAAACACAACATgtgcacagcacacacacacactccacacacagcgGGGGCTCCTCTGTCAGAGACACAGCAGGCGATCAGGTGTAcggacacacacaccccgaagTCACGCAGCCCCCGGAAAACACACCGGCCTACCCCAGCCATCCCTCCTCCCAGG CTGCAGAGAAGCTACTACCTGGCCCACTGCAGGAGTCTGCCTCCTCAACTCACACTGCTACACAGCATAG gtgGGGAGCAGTCTTTGGATATGCATCAACTAACAGCAGAGGAGCCAGTTGCCCCAGAATCAACCctgacccccctcccctctcctcctccctcctcctcaccatccccttctccatccccctctcccctgtctctctcccctctccccctcctcccctgtctctctcctcctcgtctccacTCTACCGTGGTGTGTTCCGGTGCCTGGTGTGTTTCAGTTTCTCCTCTGACAGTTTGGAGTCTCTTGGGTCTCACCTGAGTGCCCCCCGCTCCCTGCCCCAGTCTGAGTGGCGCTGTCTGGTGGCCGGAGGCTGCTACTGCAGGCTGTGTGGCTACAGCACCCCCCTCACAGCTAACTTCACCCTgcactgccagacagacagacacagggccCGCTACCAGCTGGCTGCCCACCTctgggagagaggggaaaagggggaggctgtgGACTGGGAGGAAGTTGGGAAGTTGGTTGCTACAGGCAACCTGGTCCAGCTGAAGTGTAACGTGTGTGACTTCCAGACCAGCAGCTTGGAGAAACTGAGAATACACAGTGTCAACTCCCAACACCAGGACAGCCTCAGAGTCTACAGG ttcttaGAGCAGTATGACAGTGCAGTAGCTGGAGGCTCCTTGTCGTTCCACTGTGTCTTGTGTAATTACTCCTCCCGCTCTAAACTCCACCTACTGAGACACACCCACTCCACGGGTCATCATAAGAGGGAGGAGCTTCACCGCTTGCAGATTGTGAAAAGGAGGAGCCTGAATAAAGGAGAGGAGCTAGCTGCCATCTTCAGCATCAGGAAGTGTACCAGTCCTGAGATGG ATGAAAGcagtgaggagggggagaggagagattcCTTATCCCCAGCCAAGCGATCATTCTCTTGGCTGGAGGAGACACAGAGCCCCCTCTCTCCCAAACGCCCCAGAACAGACAAGCACACCACTGACCAACAGACTACTGCCAAGTGCCCACTGTGCCAGGacacactggtacacacacacctgagacgtCACCTCACACTCACTCATAGTGTGGCCCAGGACTGTGTGGACAAGCTCATGAgcact GTGGCAGTGGAGCTGCCAGAGATTCTACAGAAAGAGACACTGCAGAGGGATTCCCATTCAAACGACTCCAACACAAACGAATATCAAACAAACGATTCCAACACAATGGACTTTTACGCAAAGGAGTCCCTCAGAAATGAGTCTCAATCAAACGACTCCCATATAAATGAAGAAGAAGTGATACCAGCCAAAGATGTCCCTGCTCTGCCCACCCGTCCTTGTGAGGACCAGCATCTAGCAGAGGACAACACCTCTCACCTCCCAGAG ccctctccctccctcagccacCTCCCTTCATCTGCcttacccccctctcctctcagcgaTGCCCCTCCCTCCTCTGATCGTCATGGTTACAGGTTCCGCTGTGGCAGGTGCAGTCTAGCATTCCGGACACAGGAGAAGCTGAAGCTGCACTGGCAGTACCATGCCATGAGGGCGGCGACAGAGTGCCACCTCTGCCCCAGACGCTGCCGCAGCCAAGAGGCCCCTGCAGAGACACCTGCtcaacacacacctacaggaccTACACCTACAGGGTACACACCCTGACCAGAGTGGAGCACACGTCCAACGACCAACCAGcctggaggggaggaagaggagggggagagtatggaggaggaagatgaggaggagggaaatgaaggagaggaggatgaaaagGATGAcccagatgaggaggagaggcccAGTCCAGGGGTTAGTAATAGTGACAAGGGTTCAGGGCAgcagggggaggagacagggtcagaatccAGCCCCCTCATCAAGGGCTCAAAACCGACTCTGGAGCGGTTCCTGGACCCGGCTCGGCCCTACAAGTGTTCAGTCTGCTGTGAGTCCTTCACTCAGAGAACCATCCTGCTGGTCCACTATAACTCTGTGTCCCACCTCCACCGAGCCAAAGCCAGACGGGCCCTGCATGACTGCAGCCCCAGTTATGCTGACACCCCC GGCCTGGAACCAAGCCCCTACCGGTGCAGCCTGGCCTCTGACCCCAGGCCCTACCGCTGCAGAATGTGTGGGGTGGCCTACAGCCAGAGCTCCACCCTGGACATCCACCTCCGTTCTGTACTGCACCAGACACGAGCCCGTGCAGCTCGGACCCAGCTACCACTGAACCCCCACACTCACCAAACTctagctccagcctcagcctcaacCCAGCCTCCCCACACCCCAGTCCCATCCTTGGTCCAAACCCAGACCCCTGCCTCCAGCCCTTCGCCTGGAGGAGAAGAGGCATCTACCAGGGGAACCCCCCCAGCAGTCACCAGACCAGCCCCTGCCTCCCCAAGTCCCTGTTCCTCCCTGAGTGAAGCCCAGCTGAGTGTGGGTGTCTCCGGCCAGGTTAAGGGTCAACAGGctaagaggaggagagtagaggacctGACCGCTTCCGCAGGACAGCAGGACCTGACGTTACTCCAACAGCAATTAGCCCAGGCccagatacagcaacacacagccctcctccagccccaGATCTTTAGTCCAACACTGCTCCCACACCTCCCCTTACTGCAACATAACCTCCTAAAGCAGCACCTCCCTTCAGCAGCAGAGATTCTCCAACACGGGaacctcttccctcccctccccttatcGCCAGACAGCCTATTCTCTCTACAGCAGCAGCTGCTACTGTCCTTCTACCTTTCTGGAGGGCTGCTACTCAACCCCAACACAACCCTTATGAACCAGACCAGCTCAGCTGTCTCCCCTCAGACCACCTCAGCTGTCTCCCCTCAGACCACCTCAGCTGTCTCCCCTCAGACCACCTCAGCTGTCTCCCCTCAGACCAGCTCAGCTGTCTCCCCTCAGACCACCTCAACTGTCTCCCCTCAGACCACCTCGGACCAACGCCCCCAGATAGAGAGGCTTGGACCTCCCTCTCCACAGCCAGAGACGAATAGAATCCAGTTTCCAGCCCATGCTCCGAAATGTGAAACCCAGGCTGAGACCGCTGACAGTGACTCCCCCCTCCACCAGACAGAGAAAGAATACaacccatcctcccctcctgatggagatggagagaagaacggagagatgcaggagagtgagaagaaggagagagcagagaaggcCCTCAGAGTTCTGTTGGAAAGATACGGCTGGGAACTGGCCCTACAAAGCACtcagagcagacagagacagcagaacagagagatggagggatgcctggaggaggaggagaagcagtGTGGAGAATGTGGGAAGCTGTTCTCTGACTCTCTGATCCTGAAGAGCCACCAGGAGTTTGTTCACCGCCAGATGATCCCTCCTGTAGTGTTGGAGATGTTCTCCAGACAGTACAGGCTGCAGTACGACCGCCTCTACCCCCTCAGACCCTTCACACCGGGGGACACTGAGACAACTATTGTTGCACCCCTAACCCCAGCTTCAGCACCTGCACTTGCACCTTTACCCTCAGCACCAGCCTCAGATTCAACCCTCGACCAAGCCCAATTCCTCTCCATCTCCCAAACCTCAGTCCCAGCCCTTAccccagctgcaaccctaacagCCATAGACCCAGCTGTGCCCCCACCACCAGCATCCGTATCTGTAACCCTGTCCCCAGACCAAGCCCCAGTTAATTTCCTCTCCCCAGTCCAAGCCAGAGCCTCACcaacaccctctcctcctccacccccccgcCAACCACAACCACTTTCAGAGCAGGACGGTACCACAACGACAACCACCCCTTGCCCTGACCCCTCTCAAACTATCATACACAAGCCCAAACTCTCCATACCCCCCTCTCCCCTTACCCCAACTCCCCCTCCCCCGTCTTCCTTTatccaacctctcctctcttcccttccccatagacccctctctcctcccccttggTCTAATGCAGCCCATAGCCCTCCAGTCAATGCTTCAGTACCAGTCCCTGTTATCATCCTGCCACCAACCACCCTTATCCCTATACACCAACACCCATTCT CCCAGCTCTACCCACATACACTACCACCCACTCTGCTCCTAGCCCAGCCCTGCCCCCATACACTACCACCCACTCTGCTCCTAGCCCAGCTCTACCCCCATACACTACCACCCACTCTGCTCCTAGCCCAGCTCTACCCCCATACACTACCACCCACTCTGCTCCTAGCCCAGCTCTACCCCCATACACTACCACCCACTCTGCTCCTAGCCCAGCCCTGCCCCCATACACTACCACCCACTCTGCTCCTAGCCCAGCTCTGCCCCCATACACTACCACCCACTCTGCTCCTAGCCCAGCTCTACCCCCATACACTACCACCCACTCTGCTCCTAGCCCAGCTCTACCCCCATACACTACCACCCACTCTGCTCCTAGCCCAGCTCTACCCCCATACACTACTACCCACTCTGCTCCTAGCCCAGCCCTACCCCCATACACTACCACCCACTCTGCTCCTAGCCCAGCCCTACCCCCATACACTACCACCCACTCTGCTCCTAGCCCAGCTCTGCCCCCATACACTACCACCCACTCTGCTCCTAGCCCAGCCCTACCCCCATACACTACCACCCACTCTGCTCCTAGCCCAGCCCTACCCCCATACACTACTACCCACTCTGCTCCTAGCCCAGCCCTACCCCCATACACTACCACCCACTCTGCTCCTAGCCCAGCTCTGCCCCCATACACTACCACCCACTCTGCTCCTAGCCCAGCTCTCACCCCCATACACTACCACCCACTCTGCTCCTAGCCCAGCTCTACCCCCATACACTACCACCCACTCTGCTCCTAGCCCAGCTCTACCCCCATACACTACTACCCACTCTGCTCCTAGCCCAGCCCTACCCCCATACACTACCACCCACTCTGCTCCTAGCCCAGCCCTACCCCCATACACTACCACCCACTCTGCTCCTAGCCCAGCCTTGCCCCCATACACTACCACCCACTCTGCTCCTAGCCCAGCTCTACCCCCATACACTACCACCCACTCTGCTCCTAGCCCAGCCCTGCCCCCATACACTACCACCCACTCTGCTCCTAGCCCAGCCCTGCCCCCATACACTACCACCCACTCTGCTCCTAGCCCAGCTCTGCCCCCATACACTACCACCCACTCTGCTCCTAGCCCAGCCCTGCCCTCTCTGAAGCGTAGGCTGGAGGAAGGGACAGAGGTTAGGCCTATGAGTGATGTGATGGCCGGTgatggagaggaagggggagagagggagggagagggggatgagcagAGGCGGGATAGGCGCCAGAGGACCACCATCAGTGCGGAGCAGCTAGAGGTTCTGTACCAGCGCTACAGTCTGAACTCCAACCCAACCCGCTCTGTACTGGAGGGCATCACCAGGGACACAGGCCTGAAGAAACGTGTGGTGCAG GTATGGTTCCAGAACACTAGGGCTCGTCAGAGGAAGGGCCAGCTCCAGACCCTGGGGAGAGGAGGTTTAGGTGTGGGTCTGGGTGACAACCACAGGCGCTGTCCATTCTGTAGGGCTTTGTTCAAGGCTCAAAGTGCCCTGGATGCCCATGTTAGGGCCCGCCACTGGTCCCAGACTGACAGACCTGCCTATGGTCTGTCTCATCAGATAGGTTCCGCTGATGACTTCAGCTTTTCTCACAACCATGGATcctacagagacagggagggtccCCCACTGCCCCTCcagcattctccctctctctcccaccatccttctctcccttcccccctccatccctccccgaACCCCTTTCATCCCTCCCCAAGCCCCGGGGCCATCCCCACTGAGAGAAAATACATTTCTGGGAAAACAGATTTGACCTTTGACCTGAACGAACCCGAcatggaagaggaggaagaggaagaaggtcTGTCAGTAAAAATATTCCCTTCGTCTGACCAGGCTCATGTGGGTAACCATAGCAATCTGTTGTCTCTGGGATACAAATATGGGATGGCAAGCTTCAACGTTCAAGACTGTGACCAGAACTCCAGTCCAAGTCTGTCTGAGAGTGTGGATAGGCATGGAccgagacagcagcagcagcagaggcagCGTACACAGATGACCCCCCAGCAGGTGATCAAGCTCAGAGCCTGTTACAGGGAGCACCCCACCCCCAGTCCCCTGCAGTGTGAGGGCCTGGGACGGCAGCTGGGGCTCCCACGCAGGGTGGTGCAGGTGTGGTTTCAGAATGGCCGGGCCAAGGAGAAGAGGGCAAGGAGCCTCAGAGTTGACCCCACCACAGGATAG